The Candidatus Tanganyikabacteria bacterium genome window below encodes:
- a CDS encoding MerR family transcriptional regulator, protein MASKRFKLEDLADTAGVSIRTVRYYVQRGLLPQPEFRARGTLYDEEHLLRLLAIRHLQARFLPLDAIAGVLGPADRQRLEALAAGADPGLGAPVAPHSPPAGERNQTPGSLPVHSATWQRWELAPGLELHLSDAAAPRVRDLADRLRTLAQQEEVPR, encoded by the coding sequence ATGGCCAGCAAGCGGTTCAAGCTCGAAGACCTGGCGGATACCGCCGGCGTCTCGATCCGCACCGTGCGCTACTACGTGCAGCGCGGGCTGTTGCCGCAGCCGGAGTTCCGGGCCCGGGGCACCCTGTACGACGAGGAGCACCTGCTGCGGTTGCTTGCCATCCGGCACCTGCAGGCTCGCTTCCTGCCCCTGGACGCCATCGCGGGCGTGCTCGGCCCGGCCGACCGCCAGCGCCTCGAGGCCCTCGCGGCGGGTGCCGACCCCGGATTGGGCGCGCCTGTCGCGCCGCACTCTCCTCCGGCCGGTGAAAGAAACCAGACACCAGGTTCGTTACCCGTCCATAGCGCCACCTGGCAGCGCTGGGAGCTGGCGCCCGGGCTCGAATTGCACCTCTCCGACGCGGCCGCCCCGCGCGTGCGGGACCTGGCCGACCGACTCCGCACGCTCGCGCAGCAAGAGGAGGTTCCACGATGA